A genomic segment from Gopherus evgoodei ecotype Sinaloan lineage chromosome 6, rGopEvg1_v1.p, whole genome shotgun sequence encodes:
- the RPL17 gene encoding 60S ribosomal protein L17 isoform X1 codes for MVRYSLDPENPTKSCKSRGSNLRVHFKNTRETAQAIKGMHIRKATKYLKDVTLKKQCVPFRRYNGGVGRCAQAKQWGWTQGRWPKKSAEFLLHMLKNAESNAELKGLDVDSLVIEHIQVNKAPKMRRRTYRAHGRINPYMSSPCHIEMILTEKEQIVPKPEEEVAQKKKISQKKLKKQKLMARE; via the exons ATGGTCCGCTACTCACTTGATCCAGAGAATCCCACCAAAT CATGCAAATCAAGGGGTTCTAACCTTCGAGTCCACTTCAAG AACACTCGTGAGACAGCTCAAGCTATCAAGGGCATGCATATCCGGAAAGCCACTAAATACTTAAAGGATGTGACCCTAAAAAAGCAGTGTGTTCCCTTCCGTCGTTACAATGGTGGAGTTGGCAGGTGCGCTCAG GCCAAGCAGTGGGGCTGGACACAGGGACGTTGGCCTAAAAAGAGTGCAGAGTTCCTACTGCACATGCTCAAAAATGCTGAGAGTAATGCTGAACTCAAG GGTCTTGATGTGGATTCTCTGGTAATTGAGCACATCCAGGTCAATAAGGCCCCCAAAATGCGCAGGCGTACCTACAGAGCTCATGGTCGTATCAACCCCTACATGAGCTCCCCCTGTCATATTGAGATGATCCTCACTGAGAAGGAGCAGATTGTTCCAAAGCCAGAAGAGGAAGTTGCTCAGAAGAAAAAG atctcTCAAAAGAAGCTGAAGAAGCAAAAACTTATGGCTCGGGAGTAA
- the RPL17 gene encoding 60S ribosomal protein L17 isoform X2, whose product MHIRKATKYLKDVTLKKQCVPFRRYNGGVGRCAQAKQWGWTQGRWPKKSAEFLLHMLKNAESNAELKGLDVDSLVIEHIQVNKAPKMRRRTYRAHGRINPYMSSPCHIEMILTEKEQIVPKPEEEVAQKKKISQKKLKKQKLMARE is encoded by the exons ATGCATATCCGGAAAGCCACTAAATACTTAAAGGATGTGACCCTAAAAAAGCAGTGTGTTCCCTTCCGTCGTTACAATGGTGGAGTTGGCAGGTGCGCTCAG GCCAAGCAGTGGGGCTGGACACAGGGACGTTGGCCTAAAAAGAGTGCAGAGTTCCTACTGCACATGCTCAAAAATGCTGAGAGTAATGCTGAACTCAAG GGTCTTGATGTGGATTCTCTGGTAATTGAGCACATCCAGGTCAATAAGGCCCCCAAAATGCGCAGGCGTACCTACAGAGCTCATGGTCGTATCAACCCCTACATGAGCTCCCCCTGTCATATTGAGATGATCCTCACTGAGAAGGAGCAGATTGTTCCAAAGCCAGAAGAGGAAGTTGCTCAGAAGAAAAAG atctcTCAAAAGAAGCTGAAGAAGCAAAAACTTATGGCTCGGGAGTAA
- the C6H18orf32 gene encoding UPF0729 protein C18orf32 homolog, with protein sequence MVCIPCIVIPVLLWVYKKFLEPYVYPIISPFIKGIWPRKAVQGTLATKQGQGDSTGTSLGTSTTNLGPTDDSGMYKIESNGVTNGITATRPTEVSDKKTD encoded by the exons ATGGTGTGCATTCCTTGTATCGTCATTCCAGTTCTGCTCTGGGTCTATAAGAAATTCCTTGAGCCATATGTCTACCCTATAATTTCACCTTTCATTAAGGGCATATGGCCTAGGAAAGCTGTGCAGGGAACACTGGCCACCAAACAAGGCCAAGGAGACAGTACTGGAACTAGTCTGGGGACTTCAACCACAAACCTAGGCCCAACCGATGATTCTGGAATGTATAAG ATTGAAAGCAATGGGGTCACAAATGGAATCACTGCAACGAGACCAACGGAAGTTTCTGACAAGAAGACTGATTAA